In Oryza sativa Japonica Group chromosome 1, ASM3414082v1, the genomic stretch ATATGTAGTGCAACTTCTGAAAAGATGTCCattatttgcatttttttttagtcTGCACATGTGGTCGTTTTAGAGAACGAAACTGCTTGTGTAGAACAAAATTAGATTGATCTTTGGATTTtcttttaattcatttttctttgtCGATGACGAAGTTTTCTTCGCTGCAGGTCGATGACGACCTCATACAAATGAGGATCGATCATCTTGTAGCCGAAAATTATCTTGCTCGCAAGGAGGGTTGTACGTACGAATACTTGCCGTAGCAACAGAAGACTTGAGGATCAATAGTGCTAGAAGCCAGTAAGAGGACATCGTAATGTTTTCCGCCGGCACTTAGCTTGTCCGTCCGGTTAATCAAGTGAAATCCAGGGCTTTTGCTGCATGCTGTGATACTGATACTGACACGCATTGTAATTATTCTCGTGGCGAGATGTGCTTGACTCGTTAGGAAAAAAAGAACTGTACGGATATTAAAGATAATGAAATGCTATAGTAGATTGATGTCCTTTTCTATTCTTCAACTCCCAACTTCaacttcctctttttttcattagcatgcttttcaaactgttaaatggtgtatttttttttacaaaagtttatatatgaaagttattttaacaaaaagaataaatctatttttaaatttataatagttaatacttaattaattatgtgctaaagAGGTTTTTCATTTTACGTGCAACAAAATTCTCTCTCTAAGCCCCTTGATTGGTTACAAATCTTGTAATTTAAGCCCCTTTTGTTTCTTTAATACCTTTTAAataattttctttcttctaatgaaaaaaatttctCTCAAAGTTTTGGAGACCGAACGGGGCCTAAGAGTCCTCGAGGGAGTTAAGGGGGAAGGTTGACTGGCCACTGGGCGCTCGCCCACGCCCCCGCACTGGCCTGGGATCGGTTTGTTTGGCCTGGGATCGGTTTGTTTGGAATATTCGTACAGTTCAGTATTTGAAGACGTAAAACCGACGAAGATACCAACGATCGAACTACAACGGAGTAAAAGCCGAAGAGAAAACCGAGCCCCGAAAAAACCGACGATTCGGCTCGGTGATTTTGTGCCCACCCCTAGCTGCATCCACTGCTCCACACCTCCTCCTCTGCTCtatgctcctctctctctctcgccctcgGGCAAGAACCTCTCGCCACCACCGTAGTTGGCATCGACCACGACTGGAGCATCAATGACCGGAGCTTGGCCACCACACGACATCCCCGCTCTCGACCACTCACCTAGCTTCTATTTTAGGGGTGGCTGCAAGATCCCATTGCCCCGACCATAGGGCACGGGTGGCAGCAACCGACGACGGTGTGGATGAAGGCGTCGATGTCGGTGGAGGAGGAAGGATGGGGATTTGATGATGGTGGCCTACCTCTATTCTCCCCGCCACCCGCCACTGCCTACTCCCTCTAGCCTTGCTTTCTCCACCTACTTCCTTATGGGAAGAGGAGAAGATGAGGGGAAGAGGCTATTGACATGCGGGGTTCACATGGGTGTCATACTGACGCAGCTGTCACGTTGAACAAAACTGCCTAAGGACGGGTCTGTTTGGTTCACGGTTAGAGATGGCACTGGGGACCCATAACCCGAGACCCGATGGGTTTTTACTCTATTAGGAGCTAATCGTGTTCTAACTCTTATACTCATGGGTCCACTAATGAGCAAAAACTCCTACCCATTGGGTATATGGGTATGGTCCGTTCTTTACCCACCCGTACCCACCAACCCGtgggtgaaaaaaaaacccgTTGATTGAACCTAAAACTATTAGCAATATGAGTCTCAACGACTACTAAATCATAGCATAAAACTCCTTTCACATCTTAAGCATTGTTCTAGTCtagttatataaaatttttatttgatttcttGATTATATAATGCGGTTGTATAATTTTTTACTCACCTTTGAACGCTAATGTTAATAGCATTGTTGCTAGAGAAAATATCGATGGTTTACAACTCTAATATAGCTAGTTAAAGTACAAAACTATATAAATGCTACAAGTCAATTATATGGGTATGGATACCCGTTACCCGCACGGGTGTGGGTATTTAAGTGGGAATATTTAGACATTGCGGGTGTGGGTATGAGGCAAAGGAACCCGATGGGTATGCACCCGTTGCCATCTCTATTCACGGTCATACATGGACAAGATATGGCAATCcatattttgttggatatggcgatccaattttttgtttggtttgtatgGATATGGCGATCCAATTTTTTCTTTGGTTGAAGGGATATATCATGGATGGGAAAAGCCAAAAGttagtgggacccatttgtcatatatattttttttatcaaaatataatcatccgAGATCttattttaaagatttaattataacaaaaataatggtgtaatcaaatcataaattagataaacGGTTTAGGCGAAAAAAATCGTTTGAACCTTGCTTAACAGGAAATCAAACCAACCACAGCCAATCAGAATAACAAAACTGAATGGTTTCATCCAGCCAAATCGACCGGATGCACTCATCCAGTATATTGAGAGAATATTCCCTATTCTGGGCCGTCCCATCCACCCTGCCCTCCAACCAAACCGCACGAAAACTCGTGCGGCCATctcatccatccaaccaaacacaTCTTAAGTGATCCAATTTGGTAGGttgagggatgtcatatatctAGCTTTTCAGTTTAAGgataattttataactcgatgATAAGATGAGGGACATTAGATTTACTCTTTCCAAATTAAACTGCAGTTAATaatcccaaaacaaaaaaaaaagatcatggACATGATCCATTCAGAATCCTTAGGTAGGAACCGAAACTGATTGATATGGGCCGGCTAGCTATCCGTCCGAATCGGTCACGACTCACGTGGCTGAGAGAGAACAAGAACACCCACCCCATCTCCGTCACCAATGCGGTCTCGCGCGTCCTCGCTGCTCACCCGGGACCCTTCCACCGCGTCGACCTGTCCTGCAGCATCATGGAGGCACACCTCCCGGAGCTCGACCGCTGGCTCCAGCTCCTCGCCGCCAAAGCCGTCGAGGAGCTCGTCTTCGTCAACCGTCCCTGGCCCATCAACCTGCGCCTCCCGGCCACGCTCTTCAGCTGCACATACCTCCGACGCCTCTACATCGGCGTATGGAGGTTCCCCAACACCGCTGGCCTCCCCCAATGCAGCACCGCCTTCCCGCACCTGCTGGAGCTTGGCCTTTGCTGTGTACTCATGGAGGACCGCGATCTCGAATCCATTATCTCCAGGAGCCCTGTCCTTGAGATACTCACTGTGGTTCTCAGCCAGAACGTAGTGCGCCTCCGCTTTGTCAGCCACAGCCTACGTTGTGTGCAGCTCGGCTTCTCCTGCGTGGCGGACCTTGCAGCTGTGGACGCCCCATGCCTCGATCGGCTCTTACTGAGCGATATTTGGGCCACGGAAGGGAGAAAATTCTCGACGAGGATCAAGATCGGCCTTGCCCAGGGGTTGAGGTCACTAGGATACCTGGAGCCAGGGCGACACTTGCTGCAGATCGGCACCACCACCATCAAGGTGCAAACCCTCTTTTGTTAGTTCCCACTGCTGACAGTTTCGCCAAAATATGAACTGTTTTTGGTGGATTTTGTTGCAGGCTAGAACAAGAGCAACCCCAAGTACCATGGTTCCAAGCGTGCGGATCTTAGCATTGAAGGTGTACTTTGGTACCCTCAACGAAGCCCAGATGTTGTGCAGTTTCCTCCAGTGCTTTCCCAACGTCGAAACGCTGCACCTCAAGGTGAACCCACTCGCTCCACTTGATATTTGAGTCGTAATCGGTGTCTGATTGCTTTTTAACTACATGATCCATGATTGCCTTGCACTGGTTTAATTTTCAGTCTGACAAAGCTGACGAACTCAACAATGCCACTGGGGAGCACAAGGCCATGTTCTGGAAGGGAGCTGGTGAAATTGAATGTATCAAGTCACATGTTAAAAAGATGGTTTTCGATGAGTTCCAAGGGAAGCAGAGTGAGCTTGCCTTCATCAAGTTTGTCATGGAGAGGGCGCAGGTGCTGCAAAAGATTGATATTATTTCCACCAATGCAAGTTGCACAACTTTGGAGAAGAATAAGCTGGTTTTGAAGGCTCTGGATTCTGTAAAACCTGCGAGTAAAAATTGTCAAGTAGTGTACTCGACACATGCCCTTCTCGAAGAAGGCGGCAGTTGGAGCTTCCAAAGAGCATCTGATTTATCTCGTAGTGAtccttttgagttttgaccacAGAGGTCTGAAACTCTAGCTGTTAATAATCTAGTGAATTAATTTATCTACATGCAAGACTTTGGGCTGTTTAGGTTCTGAATATTGCATGAGTAATGTATTCTGTACTATCATTATTAAGTTGAACTTATCAGGGATGAAGTTGTGAGCATTTCTGTTCTGTATGCAAAACAttactaccaccaatatttgtTTTGCTATATCTGCCAATTATCTCTGTTTCACCAAGGAATGAATTTTATAGTGGCAGTCGATATTCATTTTTGTATGAACTTGCTCAGAACAAACTTTGTTCCCATTTGATGTGTATTATCTGCGTCCGAATTGACTAAGGCATTGCTGCCAAGTCGATTGTTATACGAGTATATTTATCTTTGGTTTCTCTTCTGCTGTGTGTCCTTTTCATTATGGTCGATGCAAAATCCGTCTGGTTAAACAGCCGTGTGGTGCTGATACGGGCATACGGCCATACGGGTGAACCTCTGTTATGCGGTTTCGCCTGCTAGACGCTAGGTAGGTAGGTCTGAAAAACAAACAATATGCTTAGCTGCTTTTGCAAAGACATTCCCTAGTAAATGTTACTGTTCCACAAAATTGATAGACTATTTCATGCACGAATAAACTCAAACTTAGGTAAATCATTTCCTTTTGGCTCATTTTCTTTAGGCATTCACCGCACAATTAATATAGCAAGGCTAATCTGTACTTTCGatcgaaaaaaaatgaaaaaaaaaatggatgagATTGTGTACAGTACCTCTAACGTGCAGTTAGTTGTAGTTGGGACTGCAACCGATCTCAAATCAGAACGGATAGAAACACGGGGCGTTTCTATTACGCGCAGCTGCGCACGCGCCTCCGCACATTATATAAGATACTCTGGAGCAGCAACATGCGAGAGAAGTCCCACAATATATAAAAAAGCAATAGGCGAGATGAAACAGAGAGCTCGGAAGAACAAAATTGACGGGATGGAATTATGCAGTGAATGACTTCATGAGATGCATGCAAAGTTAGTGTGCATACTAATTCCAAGTCCGTGTTAAAATCCAATAAGCGGGTGTACCGGGAGCAGCAGTTTGGGTTCCCAGGTACAAGAGGTAACAACTTTGTTCAAATGCAATTACAGCAGCTATATTAAGGAAGTTGTATGACAAAAAAGGGGCACATTCAATCAGAATACGCGCATCTCCCTCAcaacaacatgaagtcatcaaTCAAACATTTCAAATGGATCTTCGAGAGAAGTGTCTTTGGCTATCTCCAATAACCAATCGTATTTTTTCTGCCTCACTGAGATGTGAACACCCACTGCCTGCAATGAATCGCATGGCATGTTTTGGCACGAATCACTATAgcactaggggtgaaaacggtacggaaacggatGAAAACAacctttatcgttttcgtttccatatttttttcggaatcagaattggaatcggaaaccccagaaacgaaaacggaaacgaatattatcgaaaccgaaaatgaagcgaaaacgaaccggcgcggatacggtaacgaaaatttatcggaatacaaaaacccctcaaactgagcTTCAAACTTTTGTCAAGTTCAATTCTCAAGTCTTAACAGTCtacaattcatcataaaacacaattATATGAAGTCTAATTGTTAAGTCTCAACAGAAAAATATATTCTTCTATAACTTCGTataatttgcataacaaatattctaaaaaaattacagcaAAATACCATAGTATAAGGTATAAAGTATACACTATTAGCCCACAGCCcgcagcctctctctccctccatgggccggcttccccttcccctcctccctctttgggccgccggcccagcccttttgctcctccctcgccgagaagtctataatgcctccttcctctcaattcaaatattttttagggtagtaaatgatttcaaatgaaaaaattgtcaataataaaattgtataacttatcaagatcaacaacttttgtttttgtcattttgctgtatgactttgtttgaataatttgaatttgaatttcaaattatgacaacttcaaacaacattttcaaatactaaatgatttcaaatgaaaaagtcatcaacaacaaagttgtataactcatcaatatctataaattttgttttgatcattttgctatatgactttgtttttataatttgaatttgaatttcaaatagTGACAACTTTAGACAATATTTTcaagtactaaatgatttcaactgaaaaagtcatcaacaataaagttgtataactcatcaatatctataaattttattttggtcatttcttcatccgataacaATATATATAACAATGTTACTATCCCTTCATCCGATAACAATATCTATAACAAAAGACTATGAAGAGTAGAGAGAAAAAGGATGGTCTGAACAGGACTACACATCCCATGGTTTCAAACAGGATGCATTCTTCTGTGATGAAGGTCAAATAGTACAGTTCGATTCTTGTTTATGCAACTAACTAGTGATTCTTATTCAATCATATTGTAGGCAGGTACCACAGTAATTTTGATGACTGCAAAATATCCTAACAAAGAACATGTGGCATATGCTACTTTTATGAGTAGTAATCCAAGAGAGAAAGTGGGTGGTGTTGAGATAGGTAATCAATTCACAAAAGTGGTTGTTAATCATCCTCTTCAAGAAAACGAGGAGCTAGTAAGGCCAATGAAGCATTGCAAGACAATTGGTGATGTTCATGCTGAAGGAATGTCAATTGCTTGGCCTTCAATTTGtgtaagcatgcatgcatacacaaTATATTTCCACACTTTGATGAATCATTGATATCATATTATGTCTGTGCTATCATGACATCCTACTTTAATTTTTTGCAGATTCAAAAGATCAATGGTTAAATGATCATGATTCAGTGGCCTACTCAAGATCTAATCAAGAAGCATGGGAATTCATAGAGATTGGATAGGCATAGatatattttctatatttttgcATTTTTAATGTAGCTAGATGCCTAAAATATATACTCCTTTTAAAGATCTTCAAGTTTGTTATGGATGTTATGGAATGATGTAAATAGTAcctatatttaaattttctTATTGAAATTCAATGTTATCTACTCATTCGTGGTCATTGCCCTTGTGTGATGTCTtgctaattccttctccaaagtTTGTGAAGATAATACAGAGCAGTTTACTATTATAATAATATTGAATTAAAGGCACCATTCGTCATATACTATTACTATGTTGCAGTATATAGAAAGGTGTTACAAGTTTGTTGCTGGAACTAGAAAAAACGTGTTATGTTACAGTGTTGCTATAAGTGCACAAAGGTGTTACTATGATCTATTGTAACAAAATAACATATGTTACTATAACTTTTTTTGGTAACaccttttcttatttttaaggaCATCTACATGTGTTACGGTATACCCAGCTATAGTAACATAGGCTATAGTAACATTACATAATTGTGTTACTGTAGGCACTAGTAATACATTTTTGGGGTTATTGTAACACAAAAATGTGTTACTATAAACCTGTCCTGACGTAGTGTATCTTGTTGTGCAATGTATATTAGGTAATGTATGATGTTaacagtttttttaaaaaaatccaatccattttcttaaatttaataaagtatTGATGAAGCAACTTAAGATGCATCTAAACAATGCTATCAATGCTCTTAATGGAGGAGCAGCAACCTGAAGGGTACAATCACACCCATATATTCtggtatttttttataatggaaATGTGTTAAGGGGTAAATCAACGTGTACCAGACCTTTAGATAATTCTATATCATTTGGTTGTACAATGCAAATCATGAAAATTTTGCTGTAATTTTTGTCATTTGCCTTCCAGGAATTTAGGATGAGTTCAGCAAGTCATAAGATTGATCAGAATTACTACCTCTTATGCCATTAGGCTTTAAGTTTACTAGTTGGCACCCCGCGCCTTGCTGCGGGATTTGCTAGTTTTATCATCGAATAAAATCAATGTTTTAAATGATTAGATGCAACTCTTTGTatatacaaaataaatgataatgcGGCTTCATATATAGCTTCTGTTATTACAATAtaattcatgttttattttttgaaacatCATTGTGTATTGTTATGATATGTGAAAGTTGTTTTCATGCACAATCTGGATATCGTTACAATTAGGTAGTGTAGCACTTATCTGCTTCATCTCAAGCATGTTTCAAAAATGAGTTTGGATTAATGATACCTAGTTATTGTATGTTATCCAATTGTTTATAACAAAACAAAGCTCACATCTTATGTAATAATTGGAGttgtatttagaaaaaaaaaagattagtaTTGTCTTTGAGGATTTGGATGTGCAGAATGTATAACAATGTCACGCGCGATTATGAGCTAAAGGGAGGTGAATGGATGAGTAATCAATGATTAAATTAGATGGATGAGTAGCTAACTTCTTGATCCAACGGGTGATAACTCTATACTAATGCGATCCGATGGCTTAAAATTATTGATGATGTAACTTCTTGCATGTCTTGTTTTATAGGAGTAAATGATTCTTAGTGGGTAACAACTATATAGGAAGATATGATATGGAAGGGGTGTGGATTGGCAGCATGCCTTGAATAATTCCTCTTAAGGTCACAAAACAATTGACCTTCCTAGTTTGATTGATTGGTGGTCTGAGGATGAAATGCAATTATAATTTTGTGTATGAAGTTTTTTCTGCAACTTTTCAGTATTTACCATTTTTCGTCATTGATGAGTGAATGATAGTATCAGATATTAGTAATAGTGAGACTCAGAAACCGCGCTACTATCTCAACATGTGTTCCTCGGTCGAGGAGCGACCTCGATCATTATCTGTGTTGTGTTTTCATAGTCTTATTGACTTGGCAATGGAAACAATGTATAAAAAGTACTTTGTATGATAGATATTTTTATTAGTCATTATAGGTTATGAACTACCAGAACTTACAGATACCATATTCTAGACAAGGATGATATTTACACAATGCATGCTGATAAAAAGATTTATGCGCCTATAATATGCTCATCATCCATCAAAAAATGGAGTTAGCAGATGCATCACGTACGCGTAGAAAGGCTAGATGCTGGTGTTGACATAttccaaccgccgccgcctgttAACGAGGAAGTCACGGTGAGCGAACAAAGCACATCGTCTAGTGAAGCATGCCGAACACGATGACGTACACGATGTCGTGCCGCCATGTATGTTTCTTCCATGAGGTGGATCGATTTGTCAGCAGCCGAATCTCGCATGGGAAATATCAGGGGAGATCGACCGAATCGCCGCAACCCATCGCCACGGTTGAAACAAGagtatactacctccgtcccaaaatatagccacttttagattcataaacaaaagtggctatattttgggacggagggagtatatgctagCAGCTCAGCGCCGTTGCTAGATCCGATCATTAACGGGACGTTTGGTTAGGAGGGGTTTTTACAAGTGATTAGGAGCTTAGAGATATGAGGCTATTAATTGTTCCGTTCGGTGGAAGATATGGAAGATTTTGGTAGGATGATAATGGGGAATTGAGAAAGTAATAACTCCCTCTTCAATACTTTTGGGTATAGGGTGGTAATTGGGAGgaaattcctcctttactttgccTAAACAAATATGACCATCCATTTTCATTTAAAATCTAATCTCAAACTAAACTCCCTATTAATTCCCACcatctctaccaaacaagatattagaattaaaaatcaaattcccatgttaatctcatcatcaattccctaCTCCAAACTCTCAATCCTCTTCTCTCCAGTTGTCAGTCAAGCCGTAAGGGATAATTAACAATTCCAGCAATTTAttctggaaaagaaaaaaccaaagcATGTATGGTGGATCTGATAGCAAGGTCGTGGGTGCTCAATCGGTGTCCTGCACTGATCAATGGTGGATCGGGAGCAGGGCAGGTACTCTCAGGTGTATATAaccattttttctatatatggtGGATAGAACCATATATCTCGTAGAAATGATGGATAGACTTTTTGAAGTGAAATGTTATGGATATAATGCCTCGCGCTTTACCGTGAGATATATGAATGAAGATTTGTTAAACGTTAAATTATGGATAGATTTGGTTTGAGTGAAATGTTGTGGAAATGGTACGAGGAATGATAATTTCTCATGTTTATATATTAAGGTTTAGAATCTACTactaatttagatgtaattagagcaagtttaatagtatagttaaCAACTAGCACCAAATCATATATATAGCCAatacatacaatagttacctataaacatatactacaatATTAATAATCGGTCCCACTTATCATACACACGTTTTGCCTTGGAGTCCATGCTGCAGCTGACTACGAATCTGTAGCTTgttgtttttctcttttcttttattttctcgatatgtgtttatagctagctCTTACTTTATTGTACTGCGTTCTAGGGGAGGTGAGAGTGAGTTGGTTTATTTCGTTTTTTcgtgcacgctttttaaactattaaacggtatgttttttaaaaaataaatttctatatgaaatttactttaaaaaaatcatattaatccatttttaaagtttaaaatagttaatatttaattaattatatattaatggCTTACCTTATTTTATATATCTACTTAATATGATCAGTTTAGAAAGTTTTTACTAAGTTTGTAACAATATATGCCTCCGTTCCTCGGGTTTTCCAACCCAAGTACACCCCAGCAGAAACGGCGCGTATCACCCCCAAAAATCCCCGCGAATCCTCCCCACGCGCCCCGCCCTCGAACCGGGCGCGCCACCGGTCAAGGTCAATCTCCCGAATCGACGTGACGGAAGCGGTGAAGAAGCCGCCTGCGCCTGGGCTTCTGTCTGCGGTTTCGTCGTCACGGAATCCTCCGAGAAAAAACCGCATCCGTTTTCCtatctcctctcttcctccctgcCTAGCGAAagtctccccccctctctccttgGCCTCTTCCTCCCTGGTCGGTAGCGCAGCACACGCATCCGCGTGAacccatcctcctccctcctttccAATCTACCTGCACCAACCGGAGACGCCCGCGCCCAGCTACCCCTCGCctgccccccgcgcctcgcgggaGCCGATTCGATTCGAATCTAGGTACACAGAGAAGcggaagcggcagcggcggcggcggcggaggcggagatgaACAGGAGCAAGGCGAAGCTGTCCGGCGTCCTGCACAAGGGCTTCAAGCCCGACAAGTGGTCAGTTTGCCCGCCTGCCCGAGATCATCTCGCCCTCGCTAACTCTCCGCGCGCGTTTGTGTGCGCCGCGGAGGCGCGTGCTTGCAAGGgctaacagtttttttttttttgggtctcGTGGATGCCGCAGCAAGACGGCGCTGCGGATGGCGCTGGCGCGGATCAAGCTGCTGAGGAACCGCAAGGAGGTGCAGGTGCGGCAGATGCGTCGAGAGGTCGCGCAGCTGCTCGAGGCCGATCAGGACCAGACCGCACGCATCAGGGTACGCCTTCCCTTGCCTCCGTCTCTATCGCGGTCTCAATTTGTCTCTTTAGCTCCCCCAATTGATGACGGAATCGGGTAATTGGGGTGCCTTGACGCGGAATCAGATGGGCTTTGGATGCTAGCATCAATTGTTTAGCCGCTTGCGCTTGGTCTTAGTGTGCCTTAGGTGTTTATATGGGAAAATTTTGTTAGTTACTAGTAGTAGTGATGTTTTACGAATGATCTGCTCGCTTTGGATATGCCGATGAACTACTGCAATTATAAGTGGAATTGCCATAGAAGTCCTTGGGCCTGTTGGCCCTGTATATGCCTGCTGGCTCAAATGCAATTCATTTTTATGTCTTGACAGAAACCATTTACAATTCGTTCTGTAGCAGTGCCATCAATTTGGTCACTGTATTGACTTGCTCCGTTGAACTCTTGAATTCCATGAGAGTATTGGATTCTTATCTGACAAGTGTTTGGTTTTGCCTCTCGGTAGCTACATTACAACGAATGATTCGTTTTTTAGTTCCATCCATTTGAGTATTTGGTTTTTCTTTACTTTTACATGCCTGCTTGTTGCGAATGCATGTGTCAAGTATTATCTTGCTGTGAGTATATTA encodes the following:
- the LOC107276016 gene encoding F-box/LRR-repeat protein 13, with the protein product MGRLAIRPNRSRLTWLRENKNTHPISVTNAVSRVLAAHPGPFHRVDLSCSIMEAHLPELDRWLQLLAAKAVEELVFVNRPWPINLRLPATLFSCTYLRRLYIGVWRFPNTAGLPQCSTAFPHLLELGLCCVLMEDRDLESIISRSPVLEILTVVLSQNVVRLRFVSHSLRCVQLGFSCVADLAAVDAPCLDRLLLSDIWATEGRKFSTRIKIGLAQGLRSLGYLEPGRHLLQIGTTTIKARTRATPSTMVPSVRILALKVYFGTLNEAQMLCSFLQCFPNVETLHLKSDKADELNNATGEHKAMFWKGAGEIECIKSHVKKMVFDEFQGKQSELAFIKFVMERAQVLQKIDIISTNASCTTLEKNKLVLKALDSVKPASKNCQVVYSTHALLEEGGSWSFQRASDLSRSDPFEF